A window of Streptomyces subrutilus contains these coding sequences:
- a CDS encoding indole-3-glycerol phosphate synthase translates to MTAFTDALATARRPLVMEVKRQDADGRDLTRGRSVAEIVRGYEEAGAPCVSVVTGRWFGGSEDLLAEVAALTRLPLLRKDFLTSRRQLERSRDLGACAVLLTAKVLPAGSLARLTDHALDCGLTPFVEVADAAEAAAVHRGAQCVVAVNNKDIATRERLAGDVDRGAALLPDVLRTGTRFPVSASAIDTPARAAGLLRHGFSALLMGTSLLDAPSLPAWCTAFDAARAE, encoded by the coding sequence ATGACCGCCTTCACCGACGCCCTCGCCACGGCCCGTCGCCCGCTGGTCATGGAGGTCAAACGGCAGGACGCCGACGGCCGGGACCTGACCCGGGGGCGTTCGGTCGCCGAGATCGTCCGCGGCTACGAGGAGGCGGGCGCCCCCTGCGTCTCCGTCGTCACCGGCCGCTGGTTCGGCGGCAGCGAGGACCTGCTGGCCGAGGTCGCCGCGCTCACCCGGCTCCCGCTGCTGCGCAAGGACTTCCTCACCAGCCGCCGCCAGCTCGAGCGCAGCCGCGACCTGGGCGCCTGCGCCGTCCTGCTGACCGCCAAGGTGCTCCCGGCGGGATCCCTGGCCCGGCTCACCGACCACGCCCTGGACTGCGGCCTGACCCCGTTCGTGGAGGTGGCCGACGCCGCCGAGGCGGCCGCCGTGCACCGCGGCGCGCAGTGCGTGGTCGCCGTCAACAACAAGGACATCGCCACCCGCGAGCGCCTCGCGGGCGACGTGGACCGCGGCGCGGCCCTGCTGCCCGACGTGCTGCGCACGGGCACCCGCTTCCCGGTCAGCGCCAGCGCCATCGACACCCCCGCCCGCGCGGCAGGCCTCCTGCGCCATGGCTTCAGCGCCCTGCTGATGGGGACGAGCCTGCTGGACGCCCCCAGCCTCCCCGCGTGGTGCACCGCCTTCGACGCGGCCCGGGCCGAATAG
- a CDS encoding N-(5'-phosphoribosyl)anthranilate isomerase: MLVKFCGATTAAEIGDMAEAGADLVGLWYRVPGGPAELSSGQLAELAAAARERGVAPVLVTFAAEPAPLLAAVAAASVPWVQLHGYQPPSVVRALRRDGPPGLKIAKVLHLKDGACAERGLTAAYERAGADCFLYDAVAPDGRIGSTARTLDDAAVTALADRTGLPFLLAGGLHAGNREAFAGAVAHPRFLGIDADSAARGAGGLLDAGRAAAVTRAWRPR; this comes from the coding sequence GTGCTCGTCAAGTTCTGCGGGGCCACCACCGCCGCCGAGATCGGTGACATGGCCGAGGCCGGCGCGGACCTGGTCGGGCTCTGGTACCGGGTGCCGGGCGGCCCCGCGGAGCTGAGCTCCGGGCAGCTGGCCGAGCTGGCCGCCGCGGCCCGCGAGCGGGGCGTGGCCCCGGTGCTGGTCACCTTCGCCGCCGAGCCCGCTCCGCTGCTGGCGGCGGTCGCCGCCGCCTCGGTCCCGTGGGTCCAGCTGCACGGCTACCAGCCGCCGTCGGTGGTGCGCGCGCTGCGCCGGGACGGCCCGCCCGGCCTGAAGATCGCCAAGGTGCTCCACCTGAAGGACGGCGCGTGCGCCGAGCGCGGGCTGACCGCCGCCTACGAACGGGCGGGCGCCGACTGCTTCCTGTACGACGCGGTGGCACCCGACGGCCGGATCGGCAGCACCGCCCGCACCCTGGACGACGCCGCCGTCACCGCGCTGGCCGACCGCACCGGCCTGCCGTTCCTCCTCGCCGGCGGCCTCCACGCGGGCAACCGGGAGGCGTTCGCGGGGGCGGTGGCCCATCCCCGCTTCCTCGGGATCGACGCCGACTCGGCGGCCCGGGGCGCCGGCGGCCTGCTGGACGCGGGCCGCGCCGCCGCCGTCACCCGAGCCTGGAGACCCCGATGA
- a CDS encoding transglutaminase-like domain-containing protein, with the protein MSTTPTGHAALAATEFIDHRSPEVRAFVARAVPADAATPTARAVALYYAVRDRIRYEVYGADLSRTGLRAGSVATAGSGMCLHKSVLYTAGLRALGIPARLVLTDVRNHLASDRLKELLGGDVFHQHCLTSVRLENGWVKATPVFNKTLCRLYGMAPLDFDGTRDSLHHPFDLQGRRQMEFLRFHGEFDDLPYEAVLADLRAAHPGLIGADGTAFAAGSLVRDARQTAAA; encoded by the coding sequence ATGAGCACCACGCCGACCGGGCACGCCGCGCTCGCCGCCACCGAGTTCATCGACCACCGCTCGCCCGAGGTCCGCGCGTTCGTGGCGCGCGCCGTGCCGGCCGACGCCGCCACGCCCACCGCCCGGGCGGTCGCGCTGTACTACGCGGTGCGCGACCGGATCCGCTACGAGGTCTACGGGGCGGACCTGTCCCGCACCGGCCTGCGGGCCGGCAGCGTGGCCACCGCGGGCTCCGGGATGTGCCTGCACAAGTCGGTGCTGTACACGGCCGGGCTGCGTGCGCTGGGCATCCCCGCCCGGCTGGTGCTGACCGACGTGCGCAACCACCTCGCGTCCGACCGCCTCAAGGAGCTGCTGGGCGGCGACGTCTTCCACCAGCACTGCCTGACCTCGGTGCGGCTGGAGAACGGCTGGGTGAAGGCCACCCCGGTGTTCAACAAGACGCTGTGCCGGCTCTACGGGATGGCTCCGCTCGACTTCGACGGCACCCGCGACAGCCTGCACCACCCCTTCGACCTCCAGGGCCGGCGCCAGATGGAGTTCCTGCGCTTCCACGGGGAGTTCGACGACCTCCCGTACGAAGCGGTCCTCGCCGACCTGCGGGCCGCCCACCCCGGGCTGATCGGCGCCGACGGCACGGCGTTCGCCGCGGGTTCGCTCGTACGCGACGCGCGGCAGACGGCGGCGGCGTAG
- a CDS encoding acyl-CoA dehydrogenase family protein encodes MTNWTADQQALRDGLAPWLEKLSAGHVERDAEAAFSRENWAAVAATGILGLPFDERWGGLGQSLLTTMYVLEGLGEGCRDAGLNFSVCTHIVSTGVPLHRFGSPELKDRFLPGICSGGLIGAHAISEPGSGSDALAMRTRAVRDGDHFVLNGSKAFVSNGPVADLLTVYARTSDRPGPLSITAFLVERDTPGLTVGGPIAKMGLRTSPLSELYFDDCRVPASHVVGRVGGGFLVLDHVMRWEILCSFVINAGEMRHRVARCVEYARGRTQFGQPIGSYQAVSHKIVDMEVGVETARHWLYATAEKMAAGETVTRDIAMAKLVTSEANVASALNAVQIFGGNGYMAEYGIEKELRNAVAGTIYSGTSEIQRNRIASLLGL; translated from the coding sequence ATGACCAACTGGACCGCGGACCAGCAGGCCCTGCGCGACGGCCTGGCGCCCTGGCTGGAGAAGCTGAGCGCCGGGCACGTCGAGCGGGACGCCGAGGCGGCCTTCTCCCGGGAGAACTGGGCGGCCGTGGCGGCGACCGGCATCCTGGGCCTGCCCTTCGACGAACGGTGGGGAGGGCTGGGCCAGTCCCTGCTCACCACCATGTACGTGCTGGAAGGGCTCGGCGAGGGCTGCCGGGACGCCGGCCTGAACTTCTCGGTGTGCACGCACATCGTCTCCACCGGGGTGCCGCTGCACCGCTTCGGCTCCCCGGAGCTCAAGGACCGCTTCCTGCCGGGCATCTGCTCGGGCGGGCTGATCGGCGCGCACGCGATCAGCGAGCCCGGCAGCGGCTCCGACGCGCTGGCCATGCGGACCCGCGCGGTGCGCGACGGCGACCACTTCGTGCTGAACGGCAGCAAGGCCTTCGTCAGCAACGGGCCGGTCGCCGACCTGCTCACCGTGTACGCCCGCACCAGCGACCGCCCGGGCCCGCTCAGCATCACCGCGTTCCTGGTGGAGCGCGACACCCCGGGTCTGACCGTGGGCGGCCCGATCGCCAAGATGGGCCTGCGCACCTCCCCGCTGAGCGAGCTGTACTTCGACGACTGCCGGGTGCCCGCCTCGCACGTCGTCGGGCGGGTCGGGGGCGGCTTCCTGGTCCTCGACCACGTGATGCGCTGGGAGATCCTGTGCTCCTTCGTGATCAACGCGGGGGAGATGCGCCACCGGGTGGCGCGGTGCGTCGAGTACGCCCGCGGCCGCACCCAGTTCGGGCAGCCCATCGGCTCGTACCAGGCCGTGTCCCACAAGATCGTGGACATGGAGGTCGGCGTGGAGACGGCCCGCCACTGGCTCTACGCGACCGCCGAGAAGATGGCGGCGGGCGAGACCGTCACGCGGGACATCGCCATGGCCAAGCTGGTCACCAGCGAGGCCAACGTCGCCTCCGCCCTGAACGCCGTACAGATCTTCGGCGGCAACGGCTACATGGCCGAGTACGGCATCGAGAAGGAGCTGCGCAACGCGGTCGCCGGGACGATCTACTCCGGCACCTCGGAGATCCAGCGCAACCGCATCGCCTCCCTGCTCGGGCTGTGA
- a CDS encoding ectoine synthase, with amino-acid sequence MIVRKLDEVPTVDWGNGLSRRFLTQQDGVGYTVTDTIVRAGTKSRLEYRNHMESCYCIEGSGEVIDTAGNSHPITPGTLYALDRHDAHWLVASPHEDLRLVCMFTPALRGDEVHHLDSAEYSHY; translated from the coding sequence ATGATCGTCCGCAAGCTCGACGAGGTCCCCACCGTCGACTGGGGCAACGGCCTCAGCCGCCGCTTCCTCACCCAGCAGGACGGGGTCGGCTACACCGTCACCGACACCATCGTCCGCGCGGGCACCAAGTCCCGCCTGGAGTACCGCAACCACATGGAGAGCTGCTACTGCATCGAGGGCAGCGGCGAGGTCATCGACACCGCCGGCAACTCCCACCCCATCACCCCGGGCACCCTCTACGCGCTCGACCGCCACGACGCCCACTGGCTGGTCGCCTCCCCGCACGAGGACCTGCGCCTGGTCTGCATGTTCACGCCCGCCCTGCGCGGGGACGAGGTCCACCACCTGGACTCCGCCGAGTACTCCCACTACTGA
- the trpA gene encoding tryptophan synthase subunit alpha has protein sequence MPEPDPFFARRRPGRPGLAVFLNAGDPPLERLPELAAMLDENEVDCLELAVPFPDSVTDGPVVRRSADRALAAGAGLEQTLAAVARIRPGLRRLRIALLADWSHTVRGTGPDDFAAAVRDAGCDGLLLHGVPPRLRTAHYEAAHRAGLPLVTTCYAVSGPEAVAEAARHATAYLYLVAHYGRSGTSAAPDPARLSRALATLRTACAVPVAVGFGVKTAEDIALLADLGADAAVVGSAGVARIEAALTQGRDPVEEFASFVRELRTAGGTVRLPDPDAKESPS, from the coding sequence ATGCCTGAGCCGGACCCCTTCTTCGCCCGGCGGCGGCCCGGCCGGCCCGGCCTCGCCGTCTTCCTCAACGCCGGGGACCCGCCGCTGGAGCGGCTGCCAGAACTCGCCGCGATGCTCGACGAGAACGAGGTCGACTGCCTGGAACTCGCCGTCCCGTTCCCCGACTCCGTCACCGACGGCCCCGTCGTCCGCCGCTCCGCCGACCGGGCGCTGGCCGCCGGGGCCGGCCTGGAGCAGACCCTCGCCGCGGTCGCCCGGATCCGCCCGGGCCTGCGCCGGCTGAGGATCGCGCTGCTCGCCGACTGGAGCCACACCGTGCGCGGCACCGGCCCGGACGACTTCGCGGCCGCCGTGCGCGACGCCGGCTGCGACGGGCTGCTGCTGCACGGCGTACCGCCGCGGCTGCGCACCGCCCACTACGAGGCCGCGCACCGGGCCGGGCTGCCGCTGGTCACCACCTGCTACGCGGTCTCGGGCCCCGAGGCCGTGGCCGAAGCGGCCCGCCACGCCACGGCCTACCTCTACCTGGTCGCCCACTACGGGCGCAGCGGCACCTCCGCCGCCCCCGACCCCGCCCGGCTCTCCCGGGCGCTGGCCACCCTGCGCACCGCCTGCGCCGTCCCCGTCGCCGTCGGCTTCGGCGTCAAGACGGCCGAGGACATCGCGCTCCTGGCGGACCTGGGCGCCGACGCCGCCGTGGTCGGCAGCGCCGGGGTGGCCCGTATCGAAGCGGCCCTCACCCAGGGCCGCGATCCCGTCGAGGAGTTCGCCTCCTTCGTACGGGAGCTGCGCACGGCCGGCGGGACCGTCCGCCTGCCCGACCCAGACGCAAAGGAGTCCCCATCATGA
- a CDS encoding anthranilate phosphoribosyltransferase produces MHDAVAAVIGQDRPVDLPLWRSFWDALHERGPQHERGLRRGEAIALLASLSTAMPGRTTLTALLDSLAERRPGHGGRTGGGPGAFDGAVNIVGTGGGPSTFNISTAAALVAAAAGTPVVKTGSRAYTSPMGSVDLLERLGVPLTRSYEETHETLEGCGIAFAGPFVYPAELALLARAVLPLDIRGLGRCVNALGPFLADMPVSAQVTGVSDARLAPALRTAAAHTARAARRRVWLAANDPGADELLGCADNRVNSYEPGGEDEFTLDPALLGLRPGTLEGLRPRGADPVAYFLAVLGGEGTPDAEDTVCLNAAALAVAGHTTGDWHEALARARAVIHDGGALALLERLRTRAAVHA; encoded by the coding sequence ATGCACGACGCCGTCGCCGCCGTCATCGGGCAGGACCGGCCGGTGGACCTGCCCCTGTGGCGCTCGTTCTGGGACGCCCTGCACGAGCGCGGGCCCCAGCACGAGCGGGGGCTGCGCCGGGGCGAGGCCATCGCCCTGCTCGCCTCCCTGTCCACCGCGATGCCCGGCCGCACCACCCTGACCGCCCTGCTCGACTCGCTCGCCGAACGCCGCCCCGGGCACGGGGGCCGCACGGGAGGCGGCCCGGGGGCCTTCGACGGCGCGGTCAACATCGTCGGCACCGGCGGCGGCCCGAGCACCTTCAACATCTCCACCGCGGCCGCGCTGGTCGCCGCCGCGGCGGGCACCCCCGTCGTCAAGACGGGCTCGCGCGCCTACACCTCCCCGATGGGCTCCGTCGACCTGCTGGAGCGCCTCGGCGTCCCGCTCACCCGGTCCTACGAGGAGACCCACGAGACGCTGGAGGGCTGCGGCATCGCCTTCGCCGGGCCCTTCGTCTACCCGGCGGAACTGGCCCTGCTGGCCCGCGCCGTCCTGCCCCTGGACATCCGCGGGCTCGGCCGCTGCGTCAACGCGCTCGGCCCCTTCCTCGCCGACATGCCGGTCTCCGCGCAGGTCACCGGCGTCTCCGACGCCCGCCTGGCGCCGGCGCTGCGCACCGCCGCCGCGCACACCGCCCGCGCCGCCCGGCGCCGGGTGTGGCTGGCCGCCAACGACCCGGGCGCCGACGAGCTCCTCGGCTGCGCCGACAACCGGGTGAACTCCTACGAGCCCGGCGGCGAGGACGAGTTCACCCTCGACCCGGCCCTGCTCGGGCTGCGCCCCGGCACCCTGGAGGGCCTGCGCCCGCGCGGCGCCGACCCGGTGGCCTACTTCCTCGCCGTCCTCGGCGGCGAGGGGACCCCCGACGCCGAGGACACGGTCTGCCTCAACGCCGCCGCCCTCGCCGTAGCCGGACACACCACCGGCGACTGGCACGAGGCACTGGCCCGCGCCCGGGCGGTGATCCACGACGGCGGCGCGCTCGCGCTGCTGGAGCGGCTGCGGACCCGGGCGGCCGTCCATGCCTGA
- a CDS encoding phosphopantetheine-binding protein produces MSRIQAIKEFMVREFLPDVSAGELDADLDLLEAGVVDSLGLLKVIAWLEDVHHINTDEFDLDPEFFRSVAAIDEFIADASRQQAEAA; encoded by the coding sequence ATGTCACGCATCCAGGCCATCAAGGAGTTCATGGTCCGCGAGTTCCTGCCGGACGTTTCCGCCGGCGAGCTGGACGCGGACCTCGACCTCCTGGAAGCCGGCGTCGTCGACAGCCTCGGCCTGCTCAAGGTGATCGCATGGCTGGAGGACGTCCACCACATCAACACCGACGAGTTCGACCTGGACCCCGAGTTCTTCCGCTCGGTCGCCGCCATCGACGAGTTCATCGCGGACGCGTCCCGGCAGCAGGCGGAGGCCGCGTAG
- a CDS encoding AMP-binding protein has product MKSAGTTAVRAARSLADGILDRARRTPGAAALVWREQEIGYGALLHRADAERARLARIPADAPLGVSAVKSPAVIALVLAALLERRPVLLSSPQLGAEVTGRLYASAGVEHVLAPLDAPFAEPAAAGRCADAAPPSDGAPALLLTTSGSTGTPKIVPLSAGAVDRFTRWAADSFGIGPGTTVLNYAPLNFDLCLLDVWTTLARGGRVVLADPDRAAQGGYLLDLLLRHRPEVVQAVPMFYRLLADTARERGAAVPGVRHALFTGDALPAPLRAELPGLLPGARLYNLYGCTETNDSFLYELTGAEDPALPLPLGSPLPGVGALLVDPEQGVFQGPGTGELYVTTPFQTEGYLGAAAGSAVFTDHPAGADGRRWFRSGDLVTRSGDGTLRLAGRTDFQVKVRGVRINPQETEHVLLEHPAVLEAAVVALPDPVAGRLLHAVARRAPGSGLNSLTLRGHLARGLPRAAVPSVLRITDGPLPRTSTGKVDRDQVVRTHFTKEN; this is encoded by the coding sequence GTGAAGAGCGCCGGTACCACGGCCGTCCGCGCAGCCCGCTCCCTCGCCGACGGCATCCTCGACCGGGCGCGGCGCACCCCCGGGGCGGCCGCGCTGGTGTGGCGGGAGCAGGAGATCGGCTACGGCGCGCTGCTCCACCGGGCGGACGCGGAGCGGGCCCGGCTCGCCCGCATCCCGGCGGACGCACCGCTGGGCGTGTCCGCCGTCAAGTCTCCGGCGGTCATCGCCCTCGTGCTGGCCGCCCTGCTGGAGCGGCGCCCCGTGCTGCTGTCCTCGCCGCAGCTCGGCGCGGAGGTCACCGGGCGGCTGTACGCCTCGGCGGGCGTGGAGCACGTCCTCGCCCCGCTGGACGCCCCCTTCGCGGAGCCGGCCGCGGCCGGACGGTGCGCCGACGCCGCGCCGCCCTCGGACGGTGCTCCCGCGCTGCTGCTGACCACCTCCGGCTCCACCGGCACCCCCAAGATCGTGCCGCTGTCGGCCGGAGCCGTGGACCGGTTCACCCGGTGGGCCGCCGACTCCTTCGGGATCGGCCCCGGCACCACCGTCCTCAACTACGCCCCCCTCAACTTCGACCTGTGCCTCCTCGACGTGTGGACCACCCTGGCCCGCGGCGGGCGCGTCGTGCTCGCCGACCCCGACCGGGCGGCCCAGGGCGGCTACCTCCTGGACCTGCTGCTGCGCCACCGGCCCGAGGTCGTCCAGGCCGTCCCGATGTTCTACCGGCTGCTCGCCGACACCGCCCGCGAGCGCGGCGCGGCCGTACCCGGCGTACGGCACGCCCTGTTCACCGGCGACGCCCTGCCCGCGCCGCTGCGCGCGGAGCTGCCCGGACTGCTGCCCGGCGCCCGGCTGTACAACCTCTACGGCTGCACCGAGACCAACGACAGCTTCCTGTACGAGCTGACCGGCGCCGAGGACCCCGCCCTGCCGCTCCCGCTCGGCTCCCCGCTGCCCGGCGTCGGCGCCCTGCTCGTCGACCCCGAGCAGGGGGTGTTCCAGGGCCCCGGCACCGGCGAGCTCTACGTCACCACCCCCTTCCAGACCGAGGGGTACCTGGGCGCCGCCGCGGGCTCGGCCGTGTTCACGGACCATCCGGCGGGCGCCGACGGCCGCCGCTGGTTCCGCAGCGGCGACCTCGTCACCCGCTCCGGCGACGGCACGCTGAGGCTGGCCGGCCGCACCGACTTCCAGGTGAAGGTGCGCGGTGTGCGGATCAACCCGCAGGAGACCGAGCACGTCCTGCTCGAACACCCCGCAGTCCTGGAGGCGGCCGTCGTGGCCCTGCCCGACCCCGTGGCCGGGCGGCTGCTGCACGCGGTGGCCCGCCGGGCGCCCGGCTCCGGCCTCAACAGCCTCACCCTGCGCGGGCACCTGGCCCGGGGCCTGCCCCGGGCCGCCGTCCCCTCGGTCCTGCGGATCACCGACGGCCCGCTGCCACGGACCTCGACCGGCAAGGTCGACCGCGACCAGGTCGTCCGAACCCACTTCACCAAGGAGAACTGA